One window of Leptotrichia sp. oral taxon 498 genomic DNA carries:
- the pheT gene encoding phenylalanine--tRNA ligase subunit beta has protein sequence MLISLNWLKQYIDLDGIEISELENALTMIGQEVEKIDVKGENLEKVVTAKIVEKEMHPDSDHLTICKVDNGKEVLQIVCGAPNHKAGDKVALAQIGARLAEDFVIKKGKIRGVESSGMLCSEEELGLGSDSSGIMILPEDAPIGMPLKEYLGVNDVVFELEITPNRPDCLSHIGIARELGAYYNKEVNYPSTEINSETGEKTEDNIKVEIENSDLSKRYVARIIRNVTVKESPAWLKERVESIGIRSINNIVDASNFVMMEMNQPNHTFDFDKIAGGKISVRSAKENEKLVTLDEEERELTTDDIVISDTEKAVALGGVMGGQNSQITENTKNILLEVAHFNPINIRRTSRRLALISDSSYRFERRVDRSNAINVINRLANLIQEVAGGEILAGAVDIYPEPYARRVATLSFEKLHRFVGKVIPKEEVIRILTKLEVEVKDNGDSLTLTAPTYRDDLENEQDYFEEVIRMYGFDNIENILPRLDINPKATMDTTKLYDKVKVIASQAGLKEVINYSFVPRDAMDKIKFTKVPRENLIDLPRPITEDFATLRPTLIYSLLKNAKDNMNKNVSNIRFFEVSRTFEKGEELASEETKLAFILAGENDKTLWNAKPVPYDFYDLKGIVQEIFTKLGFKNYQIKRSAATELHPGRSADVFVGRELIGSFGEIHPDVLENFDLNKKAVLVAEFSIDLIKKYIGRKTVYEPLVKFPAVPRDFAFVVKEDVLVGDILKAIEKVDKKIEKVELFDIYRGVGVLPGMKSVAISVILRDKNKTLEEKEIVEISNKIVNKVKKDFDGILRQ, from the coding sequence ATGCTGATTTCGTTAAACTGGTTAAAGCAATATATAGATTTAGATGGAATTGAAATAAGTGAACTAGAAAATGCCTTAACTATGATTGGGCAGGAAGTGGAAAAAATAGATGTAAAAGGGGAAAATCTTGAAAAAGTTGTGACAGCAAAAATCGTTGAAAAAGAGATGCACCCTGATTCTGATCATCTTACAATTTGCAAAGTTGACAACGGAAAAGAAGTTTTGCAGATTGTGTGTGGAGCGCCTAATCACAAAGCTGGGGACAAAGTTGCACTGGCACAGATTGGAGCAAGACTGGCTGAAGATTTTGTCATAAAAAAAGGAAAAATTAGAGGTGTGGAATCAAGCGGAATGCTTTGCTCGGAAGAAGAGCTTGGGCTTGGAAGCGATTCTAGCGGAATTATGATTTTGCCAGAAGATGCACCTATTGGAATGCCGTTAAAAGAATATCTTGGAGTAAACGATGTCGTATTTGAGTTGGAAATTACACCAAATAGACCAGATTGCTTGTCTCACATCGGGATTGCAAGAGAACTTGGGGCTTATTACAACAAAGAAGTTAATTATCCAAGTACAGAAATAAATAGTGAAACTGGTGAAAAAACAGAAGATAATATAAAAGTAGAAATTGAAAATAGCGATTTATCGAAAAGATATGTGGCTAGAATTATAAGAAATGTGACTGTGAAAGAAAGTCCAGCTTGGCTTAAAGAAAGAGTTGAGTCAATCGGGATTAGAAGTATAAATAATATTGTGGATGCTTCAAATTTTGTAATGATGGAAATGAATCAGCCAAATCACACTTTTGATTTTGATAAAATTGCTGGAGGAAAAATTTCGGTTAGAAGTGCCAAAGAAAACGAAAAACTTGTGACTTTGGATGAAGAAGAAAGAGAGCTTACAACAGACGACATCGTCATTTCTGACACAGAAAAAGCAGTGGCACTTGGTGGAGTGATGGGTGGTCAAAATTCACAAATTACTGAAAATACAAAAAATATACTTTTGGAAGTAGCTCATTTTAATCCAATAAACATTAGAAGAACATCTAGAAGACTTGCACTTATCAGTGATTCTTCGTATAGATTCGAGAGAAGAGTTGATAGAAGTAACGCTATAAATGTGATTAATAGACTTGCAAACTTGATTCAAGAAGTTGCTGGTGGAGAAATTTTAGCTGGAGCAGTTGATATTTATCCAGAACCTTATGCTAGAAGAGTTGCGACACTTAGTTTTGAAAAGCTTCACAGATTTGTTGGGAAAGTTATTCCAAAAGAAGAAGTTATTCGAATACTTACAAAACTTGAAGTGGAGGTTAAAGATAATGGAGATAGCCTTACACTAACTGCACCAACCTACAGAGATGATTTGGAAAATGAGCAGGATTACTTTGAAGAAGTTATTAGAATGTACGGTTTTGACAATATCGAAAATATTTTGCCAAGACTTGACATCAATCCAAAAGCGACTATGGATACAACTAAACTTTATGATAAAGTAAAGGTTATCGCTTCTCAAGCAGGGTTAAAAGAAGTGATAAATTACAGCTTTGTGCCAAGAGATGCGATGGATAAAATTAAATTTACAAAAGTTCCAAGAGAAAATTTGATAGACTTGCCAAGACCAATTACAGAAGATTTTGCAACATTGAGACCAACACTAATTTATAGCCTTTTGAAAAATGCAAAAGATAATATGAATAAAAATGTATCAAACATAAGATTTTTTGAAGTGAGCAGAACTTTTGAAAAAGGGGAAGAACTTGCTAGTGAAGAAACTAAACTGGCATTTATTCTCGCTGGGGAAAATGATAAGACTTTGTGGAATGCAAAACCTGTACCTTACGATTTTTATGACTTAAAAGGAATTGTGCAGGAAATTTTTACAAAATTAGGATTTAAAAATTATCAAATAAAAAGAAGCGCTGCGACTGAACTTCATCCAGGAAGATCGGCAGATGTATTTGTCGGACGGGAATTAATCGGAAGTTTCGGGGAAATTCATCCAGATGTGTTAGAAAATTTTGACTTGAATAAAAAAGCTGTCTTAGTTGCAGAATTTAGTATTGACTTGATTAAAAAATATATTGGAAGAAAAACTGTTTATGAACCGCTTGTTAAATTTCCAGCAGTACCAAGAGATTTTGCTTTTGTTGTAAAAGAAGATGTGTTGGTTGGGGATATTTTGAAAGCAATTGAAAAAGTTGATAAAAAGATTGAAAAAGTGGAATTATTTGATATTTATCGTGGTGTGGGAGTTTTACCTGGCATGAAGAGTGTGGCAATTAGTGTAATTTTGAGAGATAAGAATAAAACTCTTGAAGAAAAGGAAATTGTGGAAATTTCAAATAAAATTGTGAATAAAGTTAAAAAAGATTTTGACGGTATCTTGAGACAATAA
- the pheS gene encoding phenylalanine--tRNA ligase subunit alpha, with translation MLEKLAQLREDVLKKLNEIENLEEVNDLKVKILGKKGEFTAIMKEMANIAAEKRAEFGKTTNEIKKVLQDKFNETTVNLKEIAKQERLKNETIDITLPGRAANIGSLHPITKTVMEIKDIVSEMGFDIVDGPEVEYVKYNFDDLNIPKTHPSRELTDTFYIKDDVVLRTQTSGMQIRYMKDKVPPFRMISVGKVYRPDYDVSHTPMFHQVEGLMVGEDVSFANFKAVLENIVKKIFGKDRNVRFRPHFFPFTEPSAEMDVECGVCKGKGCRVCKGTGWLEILGSGMVNSKVLENAGIDAKKYQGFAFGLGLERITMLKYGIDDLRAFFENDERFLDQF, from the coding sequence ATGTTGGAAAAATTGGCACAGCTTCGAGAAGATGTTCTAAAAAAACTTAACGAAATAGAAAATCTTGAAGAAGTTAATGATCTGAAAGTGAAAATATTGGGTAAAAAAGGGGAATTTACGGCAATTATGAAAGAAATGGCAAATATTGCCGCTGAAAAAAGAGCTGAATTTGGAAAAACTACTAATGAAATAAAAAAAGTGCTGCAAGATAAATTTAACGAAACAACTGTCAATTTGAAGGAAATTGCAAAACAGGAAAGACTTAAAAATGAAACTATTGATATAACTTTGCCGGGAAGAGCAGCCAATATCGGTTCACTTCATCCAATTACAAAAACTGTCATGGAAATTAAAGATATTGTATCTGAAATGGGATTTGACATTGTTGACGGACCAGAAGTTGAGTATGTCAAATATAATTTTGACGACTTGAATATTCCTAAAACACATCCATCGAGGGAGCTTACCGACACTTTTTATATAAAAGATGACGTTGTTTTAAGAACTCAGACTTCGGGAATGCAAATTCGTTACATGAAAGATAAAGTTCCACCATTTAGAATGATTTCTGTTGGAAAAGTGTACCGTCCTGATTATGATGTGTCGCATACTCCGATGTTTCACCAAGTTGAAGGGCTTATGGTGGGAGAAGATGTGTCGTTTGCTAACTTTAAAGCAGTTTTGGAAAACATAGTGAAAAAAATATTTGGAAAAGATAGAAATGTGAGATTTCGTCCACACTTTTTCCCATTTACAGAGCCGTCTGCTGAAATGGATGTGGAATGTGGAGTTTGTAAAGGAAAGGGTTGCCGTGTATGTAAAGGTACAGGTTGGCTTGAAATACTTGGAAGCGGAATGGTGAACTCAAAAGTTTTGGAAAATGCTGGAATTGACGCAAAAAAATATCAAGGGTTTGCATTTGGATTGGGGCTTGAGAGAATTACAATGCTAAAATATGGAATTGATGATTTGAGAGCGTTTTTTGAAAATGATGAAAGATTTTTGGATCAATTTTAG
- a CDS encoding GNAT family N-acetyltransferase: MKVEHWDKKSNITKELQKFRALDINFSIDLDNDELFFIYNEEKLCGYATINLEKNAKLKKIFVIPKYRNNGYGTFLLKYIINWITKEKCDSLTVTNHKKMNNFLEKQKFLRTEDGYILDKLLEIQKQKKNMVFVAKVAIIINIILAFLKIFSGKIFNSMSLLADGLNSFSDLITNILVIIGLKVGSNPEDKEHPFGHGKIESVFSIIIGTFIMLSAVQLIRENIEKVFSKNGENVKLSNILITISIISILIKVFQLIFMKNKTKSYRGALINSLLQDYKNDIIISISVLIGLLCSEINPVFDTIIGLIVAIYILKSGYELIRDNSLILMDSQNEELLSKIRDEILEFEEIENAHDFKMTTSGKDIHIFLDARMKKDKTIEEAHEIINTISKKIKYQHPNIKSLFVHIEPMYEND, from the coding sequence ATGAAAGTTGAACATTGGGATAAAAAGTCAAATATAACAAAAGAATTACAAAAATTCCGAGCACTAGATATAAATTTTTCAATAGATTTAGACAATGACGAACTTTTTTTCATTTATAATGAAGAAAAGTTGTGTGGATATGCGACAATAAATTTGGAAAAAAACGCAAAACTGAAAAAGATTTTTGTAATTCCAAAATATAGAAATAATGGCTATGGAACATTTTTGCTAAAATATATAATCAATTGGATAACTAAAGAAAAATGTGATTCATTGACTGTGACAAATCACAAAAAGATGAACAATTTTTTGGAAAAGCAAAAATTTTTGCGAACAGAAGACGGATATATTTTAGATAAACTTCTGGAAATTCAAAAACAGAAAAAAAATATGGTTTTTGTAGCAAAAGTGGCAATAATTATCAATATTATTCTAGCTTTCTTAAAAATATTTTCTGGAAAAATTTTTAACAGTATGTCGCTTTTAGCGGATGGATTAAACTCGTTTTCAGATTTGATTACAAATATTTTGGTAATTATCGGCTTGAAAGTTGGAAGCAATCCTGAAGACAAAGAACACCCTTTTGGACACGGAAAAATAGAATCTGTCTTCAGCATCATAATTGGAACATTTATTATGCTTTCTGCAGTTCAGCTGATTCGAGAAAATATAGAAAAGGTTTTTTCAAAAAATGGAGAAAATGTAAAATTAAGCAATATTCTTATCACAATTTCGATAATTTCTATTTTAATAAAAGTTTTTCAGTTAATTTTTATGAAAAATAAGACAAAAAGTTATCGAGGCGCTTTGATAAATTCACTGCTTCAAGATTACAAAAACGATATTATAATCTCAATCTCAGTATTAATAGGACTTTTATGCTCCGAAATTAATCCTGTTTTTGACACAATTATTGGACTTATCGTTGCGATTTACATTTTAAAGAGCGGATATGAATTAATAAGAGATAATTCTTTAATCTTGATGGATTCCCAAAATGAAGAACTGCTTTCCAAAATAAGAGATGAAATTTTAGAATTTGAAGAAATCGAAAATGCACACGACTTTAAAATGACAACTTCTGGAAAAGATATTCATATTTTCTTGGATGCAAGAATGAAAAAAGACAAGACAATAGAAGAAGCTCACGAAATTATAAATACAATTTCAAAAAAAATAAAATATCAGCACCCTAATATAAAATCATTATTTGTGCATATAGAACCAATGTACGAAAACGACTAA
- the rpsF gene encoding 30S ribosomal protein S6: MRNYEIMFILSTQLTEEEKNAGVEFVENTLKAAGAVEVKTEVWGDRKLAYPIKKKENGYYVLTTFQTDGTRFTEIESKLNINESILKYMIVKND, from the coding sequence ATGAGAAATTACGAAATTATGTTTATTTTATCTACACAATTGACTGAAGAAGAAAAAAATGCTGGAGTTGAATTTGTAGAAAACACTTTAAAAGCTGCTGGAGCAGTTGAAGTAAAAACAGAAGTTTGGGGAGATAGAAAATTAGCTTATCCTATTAAGAAAAAAGAAAATGGATATTATGTATTAACTACATTCCAAACAGATGGAACAAGATTCACAGAAATTGAATCAAAATTAAACATCAATGAATCAATTTTAAAATATATGATTGTCAAAAATGACTAA
- a CDS encoding single-stranded DNA-binding protein: MNNVILMGRLTRDPELNRSSGGKAFVRFNIAINRIGEGTDFINCVAWEKTAKTISDYFKKGQRILVQGSIRTGSYEKNGQTIYTTDVLVNRFEFIESSGNSANNGNYDDEYQSSYKSKKSKKSFKKQEEIFEDDDSDVDEDIYYDKNSNNFADEDDDDDEDEDQFPF; the protein is encoded by the coding sequence ATGAATAATGTTATATTGATGGGAAGATTGACAAGAGATCCAGAATTAAATCGAAGTTCAGGCGGAAAGGCATTTGTTAGGTTTAACATAGCAATAAATCGAATTGGAGAAGGAACTGACTTTATAAATTGTGTTGCTTGGGAAAAAACTGCAAAAACTATTTCTGACTATTTTAAAAAAGGTCAAAGAATTTTGGTACAAGGAAGTATTAGAACAGGAAGTTATGAAAAAAATGGTCAAACTATTTATACAACAGATGTCCTAGTAAACCGGTTTGAATTTATCGAAAGTTCTGGAAACAGTGCAAATAATGGAAATTATGACGACGAATATCAAAGTTCTTATAAAAGTAAGAAATCAAAAAAGTCTTTTAAAAAACAAGAGGAAATTTTTGAAGATGATGATTCAGATGTTGATGAAGACATATATTATGACAAAAATTCCAATAACTTTGCTGATGAAGACGATGATGATGACGAAGATGAAGATCAGTTTCCATTTTAA
- the rpsR gene encoding 30S ribosomal protein S18, whose amino-acid sequence MRAKPATEFKRRKRRPKVKFKVEDINYKNVELLKNFMNDKGKISPARVTGLEAKVQRKIAKAIKRARQIALMPYTRIEK is encoded by the coding sequence ATGAGAGCAAAACCAGCTACTGAATTTAAAAGAAGAAAAAGAAGACCAAAAGTAAAATTTAAAGTGGAAGATATTAATTATAAAAATGTTGAATTATTAAAAAACTTTATGAATGATAAAGGTAAAATTTCTCCTGCGAGAGTTACAGGATTAGAAGCTAAAGTTCAAAGAAAAATAGCAAAGGCAATCAAAAGAGCTAGACAAATCGCTTTAATGCCTTACACAAGAATTGAAAAATAA
- a CDS encoding sirohydrochlorin cobaltochelatase — protein sequence MKKGIVIASFGTTHEDALKRTIDVIENKMGQKYGFENCKRAFTSNKVREKLKIKRNLIIFNQSEALQDLKNYGFEKIFTMSLHILNGIEYKKLSDKFGKISEPLLFNELDFKKIVENKEFNDAKENDAIVFVGHGSEDASDESYEKLQNYYKKFGKENIFIGTIEGKITIEHILKKLKNTNFKKILLKPFLIVAGDHAKNDIMSDDENSWKTILEKNGYKVETELIGMGEYPFIQKMFFEKFEKIYE from the coding sequence ATGAAAAAAGGCATTGTAATTGCAAGTTTTGGAACAACACACGAAGATGCGCTAAAAAGGACAATTGATGTTATTGAAAATAAAATGGGACAAAAATATGGATTTGAAAATTGCAAGAGAGCTTTTACTTCCAACAAAGTTAGGGAAAAACTCAAAATAAAAAGAAATTTGATTATTTTTAATCAAAGTGAAGCGTTGCAAGATCTTAAAAATTATGGATTTGAAAAAATTTTCACAATGTCGCTACATATTTTAAATGGAATTGAATACAAAAAATTAAGCGATAAATTTGGAAAAATTTCAGAACCTTTGTTATTTAATGAACTTGATTTCAAAAAAATTGTTGAAAATAAAGAATTTAATGACGCAAAAGAAAATGATGCCATTGTCTTTGTAGGACATGGCTCAGAAGATGCTTCTGATGAAAGTTATGAAAAGTTGCAAAATTATTATAAAAAATTTGGGAAAGAAAATATTTTTATTGGAACTATCGAAGGAAAAATAACAATTGAGCATATTTTGAAAAAATTAAAAAACACAAATTTTAAAAAGATTTTGCTAAAACCTTTTTTAATTGTAGCTGGAGATCATGCTAAAAACGACATTATGTCAGATGACGAAAATTCCTGGAAGACAATTTTAGAAAAAAATGGTTACAAAGTTGAAACAGAACTTATCGGAATGGGAGAATATCCGTTTATTCAAAAAATGTTTTTTGAAAAATTTGAAAAAATATATGAATAA
- a CDS encoding COG2426 family protein yields MKLAEDFSKFIQTSLLTAPLLNKALGVFFISMLPIIELRGAIPVGAALGLPWYLNMAVSVIGNLLPVPFILWFSVKVFDFLKKHNICTGIIKKIEDRAMKRSESLATGEFIGLMLFVAIPFPGTGAWTGALIAALLQFDRKKSFWYITLGVLIAAIIMILVSYGALTIFKH; encoded by the coding sequence ATGAAATTAGCTGAAGATTTTAGTAAATTTATACAGACTTCGCTTTTGACAGCGCCACTTTTAAATAAAGCGCTTGGAGTTTTTTTTATTTCAATGCTGCCAATTATTGAGCTGCGTGGAGCAATACCTGTGGGAGCGGCTTTAGGACTTCCATGGTATCTAAATATGGCTGTCAGCGTCATTGGAAACCTACTTCCAGTTCCATTCATTTTGTGGTTTTCAGTCAAAGTTTTTGACTTTTTGAAAAAACACAATATTTGTACTGGGATTATAAAAAAAATAGAAGATAGAGCAATGAAAAGAAGCGAAAGTCTTGCAACAGGAGAATTTATAGGACTTATGCTATTTGTTGCCATTCCATTTCCAGGAACGGGAGCTTGGACAGGTGCATTAATCGCGGCACTTCTTCAATTTGATAGGAAAAAATCATTTTGGTATATAACTTTAGGTGTATTAATTGCAGCAATTATTATGATTTTAGTTTCATACGGAGCTTTGACAATTTTTAAACATTAA
- a CDS encoding methyltransferase — protein MKYVENLESVNKKITILNEGLKITEDAILLSKFIKKYNKKSGEFLEIGAGQGIISILISEISKVSKIFAVEIQKEIFEILGKNIKNNFLENKIIPINKNIKEITGQFDVIFSNPPYKKINSGKLPKKESEKISKFEIFLTLEELFFEIKRLLKNYGEFFVIVPNDRLNEVFSYVYANKMNILEIKINKYKTRDLVILHGKKGGKNSEIKFL, from the coding sequence GTGAAATATGTAGAAAATTTGGAGAGCGTAAATAAAAAAATAACGATTTTGAACGAAGGTTTAAAAATAACAGAAGATGCAATTTTGCTTTCAAAATTTATAAAAAAATATAACAAAAAATCTGGTGAGTTTTTGGAAATTGGCGCAGGACAAGGAATAATTTCAATTTTAATTTCAGAAATTTCAAAGGTTTCAAAAATTTTTGCCGTCGAAATTCAAAAAGAGATATTTGAAATTTTGGGAAAAAATATAAAAAATAATTTTTTAGAAAACAAAATAATTCCAATAAATAAGAATATAAAAGAGATAACGGGGCAATTTGATGTAATTTTTTCAAATCCACCGTACAAAAAAATTAACAGCGGAAAACTTCCAAAAAAAGAATCGGAAAAAATTAGTAAATTTGAAATTTTTTTAACTTTGGAAGAACTTTTTTTTGAAATAAAAAGGCTGCTGAAAAATTATGGCGAATTTTTTGTCATAGTTCCAAATGATAGGCTTAATGAAGTTTTTTCATATGTTTATGCAAATAAAATGAATATTTTGGAAATAAAAATTAACAAATATAAAACTCGGGATTTGGTCATTTTGCATGGAAAAAAAGGTGGAAAAAATTCTGAGATAAAATTTTTGTAA
- a CDS encoding DEAD/DEAH box helicase → MEFFNFLKQMDKSFFAKLNEKDKVYRGEIPWILQRSKAKKIIYISTSNKNLENYYSMLDNYYNEKNTFSKSSDKDTKYIDIFENISQTKEDIVGINVKMLDILRNQDKFILFMNLQISLDIFFEKVNFLEFKIGSEYKFEKIKKFFLENGYESSYLVEKKGQFSQRGDIVDIFPPDLENPVRLEFFGDELESIRFFEVDSQISIEKIKEIKIFGNVLSGSEYELVEIISEINNDEVLIAIENKELIDYKMEEYILLNRKKENLYRKRYENLKKKSFFISTKNFSKEQLETFKDKEKLEKLANQNKIFIQTKNYEKKLSEYNHILKKNQNNFFVSNFELFEGFFSEKNKSFVLTDRELDGYIYENSRKIKKSIKYKKLNQILVDDYVIHIQYGVGIYKGIQTIDDKDYLKVKYADEDILYIPVEKLDRLEKYISNDLEPKLFRLGTSGFKRKRKKLEEDIQKFAAELIKIQARRKRQTGFIYQKDTVWQEEFEESFPFEVTPDQKKAIDDVKNDMESPKIMDRLVCGDVGYGKTEVAMRSAFKAIDNGKQVILVAPTTILAQQHFERFKKRFENYPIIIENLSRLTKSKSDEILKNLKNGTVDLVIGTHRLLSDDVVFNNLGLLIIDEEQKFGVKAKEKLKEKKDKLDVLTLTATPIPRTLNLSLLGIRDISIIDTPPVNRLPIITEILEWDENKVKMAILKELSRDGQVFYIYNDVKNMKNKVQELKEIIPDFVKIEFIHGQLPPQEIKDKLIRFENGDFDILVASTIIENGIDIPNVNTILIENFTGLGLAQVYQLKGRVGRSNRQGYCYLLKTRNTTKLGKQKEDSLFKVEGIKSGGFQISVEDLKIRGAGEILGDKQHGTIETFGYDLYIKMLNEEIQRQKGEFSEKVENVEIILFDQGFIPENYIQNEEKLNIYRRFATLSSNEELKDLVFEIKDRFGKIPESLKKFIMSIKFKLFAQKNKIKRTLEVKDGYRLYFVENCEKEIKNLAEKIKIKKVESLEILGENKKNVNEENFVVIEVLKKEFLEVVKRGEKL, encoded by the coding sequence ATGGAATTTTTTAATTTTTTAAAACAGATGGATAAAAGTTTTTTTGCAAAATTAAATGAGAAAGATAAAGTGTATCGAGGGGAAATTCCGTGGATTTTGCAGCGATCGAAAGCTAAAAAAATAATTTATATTTCAACTTCCAATAAAAATTTAGAAAATTATTATTCAATGCTGGATAATTATTATAATGAGAAAAATACTTTTTCTAAAAGTTCAGATAAAGATACAAAATATATTGATATTTTTGAAAATATTTCGCAAACTAAAGAAGATATTGTCGGAATCAATGTAAAAATGCTGGATATTTTAAGAAATCAAGATAAATTTATTTTATTTATGAATTTACAAATTTCACTCGATATTTTTTTTGAAAAAGTAAATTTTTTGGAATTTAAAATTGGAAGCGAATATAAATTTGAAAAAATAAAAAAATTTTTTTTGGAAAATGGATACGAAAGTTCTTATTTAGTTGAAAAGAAGGGGCAGTTTAGCCAGCGTGGGGACATTGTTGATATTTTTCCACCAGATTTGGAAAATCCTGTTAGACTTGAGTTTTTTGGCGATGAATTAGAAAGCATTAGATTTTTTGAAGTTGACAGCCAGATTTCGATTGAAAAAATTAAGGAGATAAAAATTTTTGGAAATGTTTTGAGTGGAAGCGAATATGAGCTAGTCGAAATAATTTCGGAAATAAATAATGACGAAGTTTTAATTGCTATCGAAAATAAAGAATTAATTGACTATAAAATGGAAGAATATATTTTGTTAAATCGAAAAAAAGAGAATTTGTATCGAAAGAGATATGAAAATTTGAAGAAAAAAAGTTTTTTTATTTCCACAAAAAATTTTAGTAAAGAACAGCTGGAAACTTTTAAAGATAAAGAGAAGCTGGAAAAATTGGCAAATCAAAATAAAATTTTTATTCAAACAAAAAATTACGAAAAAAAACTTTCCGAATACAATCACATTTTGAAAAAAAATCAAAATAATTTTTTTGTTTCAAATTTTGAGTTATTTGAAGGATTTTTTAGTGAAAAAAATAAAAGTTTTGTTTTGACGGACAGGGAGCTTGATGGCTATATCTATGAAAATTCCAGAAAAATAAAAAAATCTATAAAATATAAAAAGCTAAATCAAATTCTAGTAGACGACTATGTAATTCACATCCAGTATGGAGTTGGAATCTACAAAGGAATTCAGACTATTGATGACAAGGACTATTTAAAAGTAAAATATGCCGATGAAGATATTTTATACATTCCTGTTGAAAAGCTGGACAGGCTTGAAAAATATATTTCTAATGATTTGGAGCCCAAATTATTTCGTCTGGGAACTTCTGGATTCAAAAGAAAACGAAAAAAATTGGAAGAGGACATTCAAAAATTTGCAGCTGAACTTATAAAAATTCAAGCTAGAAGAAAAAGACAAACTGGATTTATTTATCAAAAAGATACGGTTTGGCAAGAGGAATTTGAAGAAAGTTTTCCATTTGAGGTTACACCTGATCAGAAAAAGGCGATTGACGATGTAAAAAATGATATGGAAAGTCCAAAAATTATGGATAGGCTCGTCTGCGGCGATGTCGGTTACGGCAAAACTGAAGTTGCTATGCGTTCGGCATTTAAAGCGATTGACAATGGAAAGCAAGTAATTTTGGTAGCTCCTACTACAATTTTGGCTCAGCAGCACTTTGAAAGGTTTAAAAAGCGATTTGAAAATTATCCGATTATCATAGAAAATTTGTCAAGACTTACAAAAAGTAAATCAGATGAAATTTTAAAAAATTTAAAAAATGGAACTGTGGACCTGGTTATTGGAACTCACAGGCTTTTGAGCGATGACGTTGTCTTTAATAATTTGGGACTTTTAATCATTGACGAAGAGCAGAAGTTTGGAGTAAAAGCGAAAGAAAAATTAAAAGAGAAAAAGGACAAACTGGATGTTTTGACATTGACTGCAACTCCAATTCCAAGAACGCTAAATTTGTCGCTATTGGGAATACGGGATATTTCAATCATTGACACGCCGCCAGTTAATAGGCTTCCAATAATAACGGAAATTTTGGAATGGGACGAAAATAAAGTAAAAATGGCAATTTTAAAAGAATTGTCTCGAGATGGTCAAGTTTTTTATATCTATAACGATGTAAAAAACATGAAAAATAAAGTGCAGGAACTAAAAGAAATCATTCCAGATTTTGTAAAAATAGAATTTATTCACGGACAGCTTCCGCCACAGGAAATTAAAGATAAACTTATTCGCTTTGAAAATGGAGATTTTGATATTTTGGTAGCTTCCACGATTATTGAAAATGGAATTGACATTCCGAACGTAAACACAATTTTAATAGAAAATTTTACAGGACTTGGATTGGCTCAAGTTTATCAGCTAAAGGGTCGTGTAGGACGAAGTAATAGACAGGGCTACTGCTATTTGTTAAAGACAAGAAACACAACAAAATTGGGAAAACAAAAAGAAGATAGCCTCTTTAAAGTGGAAGGAATAAAGTCTGGCGGTTTTCAAATTTCTGTCGAAGATTTAAAAATTCGTGGCGCTGGAGAAATTTTGGGGGACAAGCAGCATGGAACAATTGAAACTTTTGGCTACGATTTGTACATAAAGATGTTAAATGAAGAAATTCAGCGTCAAAAAGGGGAATTTAGCGAAAAAGTTGAAAACGTGGAAATTATTTTATTTGATCAAGGATTTATTCCAGAAAATTATATTCAGAATGAAGAAAAGCTAAATATTTATCGCCGTTTTGCCACGCTTTCATCAAATGAGGAGCTAAAAGATTTAGTTTTTGAAATAAAAGACAGATTTGGAAAAATTCCAGAAAGTTTGAAAAAGTTTATTATGAGTATAAAATTTAAGTTATTTGCTCAAAAAAATAAAATAAAGAGGACTTTGGAAGTAAAAGATGGCTATAGATTGTATTTTGTGGAAAATTGTGAAAAAGAAATAAAAAATTTGGCTGAAAAAATAAAAATAAAAAAAGTGGAAAGTTTGGAAATTTTGGGGGAAAATAAAAAAAATGTAAACGAAGAAAATTTTGTTGTAATTGAAGTTTTGAAAAAAGAATTTTTGGAAGTTGTCAAAAGGGGAGAAAAGTTGTGA